A region from the Aegilops tauschii subsp. strangulata cultivar AL8/78 chromosome 5, Aet v6.0, whole genome shotgun sequence genome encodes:
- the LOC109745084 gene encoding UDP-glycosyltransferase 83A1 produces the protein MAAAAAAQPRVMVLPFPAQGHVIPLMELSRKLVGHGLEIDFVNTEFNHGRVLQALAEDGAIPGGVHMLSVPDGLGPADDHTDIGALVKGLPAAMSGRLEGMIRSRKTKWMIADVSMSWALELATTAGVRVALFSTYSAAVFALRLKLPKLIEDGVVDESGNVKRNERVQLMPPVDAAEIPWVSLGSTPERRRTNIQNVLRTNRLIPLAETIICNTFMEMEPDALALLPNALPLGPLVAPTSRPAGHFLPEDLTCLAWLDAQAPCSVVYVAFGSSGILDATQFQELADGLALSGRPFLWVVRPNFTTGATKGWFDAFKRRVEGKGLVVGWAPQQRVLSHPAVACFVSHCGWNSTMEGMLHGVPFLCWPYFADQFSNQSYVCNVWGTGIKLCRDERGVVAKEEIESKVARLLGDEGVKARAATWKDKACASIAEGGSSHEHLLKLVNLLGE, from the exons atggctgctgctgctgctgctcagCCTCGTGTCATGGTGCTACCCTTTCCTGCGCAGGGCCACGTCATCCCGCTCATGGAGCTGTCCCGCAAGCTCGTCGGGCACGGCTTGGAGATCGACTTCGTGAACACCGAGTTCAACCACGGCCGCGTCCTCCAAGCCTTGGCAGAGGACGGAGCAATCCCAGGAGGAGTTCACATGCTCTCCGTTCCGGACGGCCTGGGGCCGGCCGACGACCACACCGACATCGGCGCACTGGTCAAGGGACTACCGGCCGCTATGTCCGGCCGCCTCGAGGGGATGATCAGGTCGAGGAAGACCAAGTGGATGATAGCGGACGTGTCCATGAGCTGGGCCCTGGAGCTGGCCACCACGGCGGGCGTCCGTGTCGCCTTGTTCTCCACGTACTCTGCAGCCGTGTTCGCGCTCAGGTTGAAGCTCCCAAAGCTGATAGAGGACGGCGTTGTTGATGAAAGTG GGAACGTGAAGAGGAACGAGAGGGTCCAACTGATGCCGCCCGTTGACGCGGCCGAGATCCCCTGGGTCAGCCTTGGCAGCACGCCTGAGAGGCGCAGAACCAACATCCAAAACGTCCTCAGGACCAACAGGTTGATACCGCTAGCTGAGACGATCATATGCAACACCTTCATGGAGATGGAACCTGACGCTCTGGCTCTGCTCCCAAACGCGCTGCCGCTCGGCCCGCTGGTAGCGCCGACGTCGAGGCCCGCCGGACATTTCCTGCCCGAAGACCTCACCTGCCTCGCCTGGCTCGACGCGCAGGCCCCCTGCTCCGTCGTCTACGTCGCCTTCGGGAGCTCCGGCATCTTGGACGCGACGCAGTTCCAAGAGCTTGCCGACGGGCTCGCGCTCTCCGGCCGGCCGTTCCTGTGGGTCGTCCGGCCAAACTTCACCACCGGAGCCACAAAAGGTTGGTTCGACGCGTTCAAGCGCCGCGTCGAGGGCAAGGGGCTGGTCGTGGGCTGGGCGCCGCAGCAGCGCGTGCTCTCGCACCCCGCCGTCGCCTGTTTCGTGTCGCACTGCGGGTGGAACTCGACCATGGAAGGCATGCTGCACGGCGTGCCGTTCCTGTGCTGGCCGTACTTCGCCGACCAGTTCTCCAACCAGAGCTACGTCTGCAACGTTTGGGGCACCGGCATCAAGCTTTGCCGAGACGAGCGAGGGGTCGTGGCGAAGGAGGAGATCGAGAGCAAGGTGGCGCGGCTGCTCGGTGACGAGGGGGTCAAGGCGAGGGCTGCGACGTGGAAGGACAAGGCTTGTGCGAGCATTGCAGAGGGAGGGTCCTCGCATGAGCACCTTCTCAAGCTCGTGAACTTGCTAGGAGAGTAG